One window from the genome of Bufo bufo chromosome 4, aBufBuf1.1, whole genome shotgun sequence encodes:
- the LOC120999812 gene encoding uncharacterized protein LOC120999812, with product MPKNVHTGQGPAAEDVPLVELTPSGEDGHIPIPGDQTIDFQASLSSAIAAAMGSMTSVISQTIAQALAAHPTTSQSPQPVMVSSPTGPGPSASRKRIQKGDDVPTNVGAPGPRKRARTRRAERTRNWKSARALQEMDSDSDIGSEEEALDDAFEEAEEDPSGVMEDNPLPGCSSLLSAADGMPAPLTDPSGEPLFDPDSLHHPRSAEWLPLEHVSKYLEARVRCPLSKEARNKLRAECPRPVIPNRVCETPAVDPKMTQFLA from the coding sequence ATGCCTAAGAATGTGCATACTGGCCAGGGCCCTGCAGCAGAGGACGTCCCTCTGGTGGAATTAACCCCTTCGGGGGAGGATGGCCATATCCCGATCCCTGGGGATCAGACCATTGATTTTCAAGCGTCGCTGTCCAGCGCCATTGCTGCAGCCATGGGTTCAATGACCTCGGTCATTTCCCAGACTATCGCTCAGGCCCTAGCTGCCCATCCAACTACCTCTCAGTCCCCGCAGCCCGTCATGGTGTCCTCACCCACCGGGCCAGGGCCGTCTGCCTCCAGAAAAAGAATTCAGAAAGGTGATGATGTTCCCACCAATGTTGGCGCGCCTGGTCCGCGCAAGAGAGCCCGTACGCGTCGGGCAGAACGCACGCGCAACTGGAAAAGTGCTAGAGCACTGCAGGAGATGGATTCCGACTCTGATATcggatccgaggaggaggctttagatgacgcctttgaggaggcagaggaggacccaTCAGGGGTCATGGAGGATAACCCCCTACCTGGATGTAGCTCCCTATTGTCTGCTGCAGACGGTATGCCTGCACCTTTGACGGATCCCTCTGGGGAACCATTGTTCGACCCAGATTCGCTCCACCACCCCCGCTCGGCTGAGTGGTTACCATTGGAGCACGtctccaaatatttggaggctAGAGTGCGATGTCCTCTTTCCAAAGAGGCTCGCAATAAGCTTAGGGCGGAGTGCCCCAGACCCGTCATCCCTAACAGGGTGTGCGAGACTCCAGCGGTCGACCCCAAAATGACGCAGTTCCTCGCCTAA